GATTCTAAGCTTGTCCTTCGGACACTACTGTCCATGTACTCATTTCCATATGCACGTAAACTAAGAACTTTTTAAATAGATTGCACCAAACTGCATATGTTCATCGAGATATCGAGAAAATTTTCTGTCTCCTCATCTCTGGTTTCTTTCCTTGTCTTACTCTGGATGGTggcaatttatttattttatcctcACAATTTAGGTGAAGACAAACTGTTAAGTTGGGATGATCGACTACAAGTAGCACAAGACATTTCACATGGCATTGAGTATCTTCATGATGGGGTATGCTGAACGGTATCATACTTAGTTGCCTTTTTTTTTACAGTTTAGAGAACTTTCCATTAAAACGGTTTCGGATTTCTTGTTGTGTAACAGGCAGTGCCTCCTGTGATACATCGGGATTTGAAATCAGCTAACATACTGCTGGATTCCTCCATGAGAGCTAAGGTGAATCACAAGTTGCTAAAGATAGCTTTTTCTATAACAAACTATTGATATTCCGTATCTTGGCTTCCTTGATTAATAGGTTGCTGATTTTGGACTTTCAAAAGAAGAAACATACGATGGCCATAATACAGGCCTTAAAGGTACATATGGGTATATTGATCCCATGTATATATCCACGAACAAGTTCACATCAAAAAGTGACGTATATAGCTTTGGTGTTATCCTTTTCGAGCTCATCACTGCCATCCATCCACACCAGAACTTGATGGAATACGTCAATCTTGTAAGACATATTTCATCTGTTCTCTCAATATCATGGTACGGATGGACTTTCTTTCTTCTCGATACTTCAACTTTTTTATTCTAACTTTGCATTTCCAATTCCTTTCAAAGGCTTCGATGAGCTCAGATGGTGTAGACGACATAATCGACGCCAAAATTGCAGACTCGTGTAACACAGAAGAGGTAAGGAATCTTGCGAAAATCGCTCACAGGTGCCTGCATAAAACGCCTAGAAGACGCCCCTCAATCTCAGAAGTGTCACAGGCTATTCTAAAAGTAAAGCAAAGGCGCCTTGTTAAAGAAGATACAATGTCATTTGCCGGAGAAGATTTCTCGAGAACTGTGAGTAGGATAGAGTGTCAGCAACtggaattaaaaaaaatggcCAGCATCAATGAAAGTCAAACAGATTGAGAATGGTTTGGTTTGTGTTCGTATTATCTCATGTTTTTCGAGAAACAATATATTTAGTCACGACGAATGTAAAGTAGGATCACAACTGTCGATAATCACCATACAAGGTCTTGATTTACGGCTTCAGTTTTGAAGTGTAGGGCTCTCTTTTCCTGTGAACTGTTGTATAGAAACATCTGCAACGATGGGAATGTTGTTCAAAAGTGTGGGGGCAATGGCACATTTTAGTCTCTAGAAGAGCTATTCTTTCATTATCAGTTACATCGGGATACTATCACCATTTCTTGTTTCATGCAAAATAATAGAATTAAGTAACATTTTTTTCATACACGAAATTATCAAATTTGATTCAACTTCGagcaaatttgaaaaaaaattacctAAAACACTTTGCACATTAAAAGTTGACAAGATCGAAAAAGTAGCCATCTGTGGTCGTTGAATACAGGTTCATAACTAAAATCCGAAATAGCGATCATCAAAAATTTTACAGCAATGATATATAGATATTTCAATTAAACGTTGCTAGACAAGGATGGAAATATAAGATTTTATTTCACTTGCTTGCCAAAAAATTTTACGCATCCCAGTAAGTCACAGGGTACAATCTCTGTATATACAAGCTGATGAACAAAAAATGTAAAAGAATCAATAATATCTGCAGAATAACAAACACAAGCTGTGTATCATCAATGGAACCTTTCTAATTGGCCATAAGACATTCAGGTGGATTGGCATAGAAGTAGTAGTCTTCTTTTTTTGGTTTCTCTGAAATGATGATACGCTTCTTTGGCCGCCCCGTCCCACTCGGTTTTCATGGGATAGTTTCATGTGAGATGAGAACTCGTCCCAGCTCTATATTCCATTGTTGTATTGATCGACCAAATCAACCAAAACTCGTCGGTACAGTAGAATAGTCTTCTAAAACCAAGAAACCTGAAAGGATTGCAAAGATCTTGAACAAACATATCTACGAAAAGATGATAAAAAATAGGATCGAATATTTACCGCTAATCCTATAATCCATAATTGATTGTAATAGTATGGTTCAAATGTCTTAAATCTTACCACAATCAAAGCACAAAATTTTGACAGTTGTTGCCAATGCCGTCCAACCTAATAAAATCAGCTAAAACATAGAAGACATGCAGAATTCATGACATATAGCCCACAAGAATATAAATGTACCTGGGATATCCTTCAACAACTTTAGCCATATTTCCGTCATACGTCGGAATGAATATTATGTCACTCTCCAACGATATTAGATAATCCAAAGCTGCCGTTTGAGATGAATGGTTCTGGAAAAACATTAAGTCCGGCGGTTCCAGCAATGTCTCCTTTTTGATCTATTGGCACAAAACTTGATTAGTGGTCAGAAAATAATGTTCTAAAGTCTAAATACATGAAATCAGGCGTTTCGAGATCAAGCATTAATTATTCACTACTAAGCATGTAGGAAATGCCTTGACCATACTTCTTAATCTACCTTCTCCACCATAAATTTTCTCCAGCAGCAATATATATTGAATGTTACGATCAATACCAAGTGCAGTTAGTATCAGAGCAGTTTCTTCTGGTGTCAAGGGCATAGGCCTTCCTTCTTTTTAAGTTCGGGATATATGGATTTCTCCTTCCACAAGTGGCTATTATATCTAGTACTCGTTATCCATTTTTGCGGCCAGCAAAAGAATATGATTCAGTATTTTACAAGAGATGACATATCTAACTATAAGTCATCAATATGCATAGCAGTTTCATTAGCTGGAAAGTAATACGAATAATTTGAAAATGGATTGGTACAAACTGAGAAAAAACTTCAAAGAAATATCTGTTACTATTTTTGGTAGATTGATTAACTTGCAGTTTAAGCAGATCATGCCAAAATGGTTGAATAAAAGATTAATAGGCCATCTATGTCGCGAGTTCATAGAAGAGGCAACTGCAACGCATTAGATTTCAGTAAGACCAACCAAAAGACGACGTCAACACCAAGACCCAAGTAGATATGCTAAATATTTCTAGAATTTTCAAGAAGTTAAGTTAAATTAATATGTTCTTATGTGCTATCAAATAAAATTGATGTTGCAATTATTTGATTTGTGGATATGAATTGATTCGAAAGATCACATCTTAGGtgaatataattatatattattaaatgtaATATCTCCTtacaatcttttttttttctcatttaatatttgtaTCTATCCTAacataattttttagaaaaaatactGTGGAATAACAATTTGTTGAGTTGTTTAATATATATTCTGGACATAATAAAACCTCAAAAGATGAACGATCATGGGAATTTATTTCAAACTTTCACCGTAAAGATTTTAAAGTGGCATTTATTATACATATGGTCACTCTATAAACTGCAAATCAAGGGAACTTGAAACATCAGCAGGACGGCACTACCGGGAAACCCAGGCGTGGCTGGAAGGGAAACGGGAGGGGAAAGAGATTGGAAAGGGGCGGTGGTGGCGGAGCTGATGGAGTAAAACCAGGTATCGGCGGCAGCTTAAAAACCGGTGGGTGAAGGCGGCGCAGGTAAACCTGGAGGAGAAATAGTTGCTGGAGGAGAAGAAAAACTGGCGGAAAAATCGAAGCAGGCGGAGAAGGAACAACGGGAGGAAGTAAAGCCGGCGGCGGCTGAAGAGGGTTCGGAGGAATTATAGGTGGGTTGAACGGATTTGGTACAAATGGAATATTGGAAGTTGCAGGCTGATTTATCTCTTCATCGGATAATTGAAGGGACTTTATTGCGGTTTCTTTAGCAGGTACAGGTGGTAAATACGGAATCCCGGGGAGTGGCGGCAGTTGGGGAAGCTGCGGCAGCGGTGGCAGCCGTGGAAGCAGAGGAAGCGGTGGGAGATGGCCTAAAACAGGTGGATTATACGGCAGATCTTGAACTGGTTGCAAAAATGCGGGATCATTAGCGTTTAAAACCATCGAAGATTTGTCATCATCAACACGTTGTTTCTTGAAATTCCAGATTATTGGTTTCTGATCGCAAATCTGTGGCTGATTCAAAGGCTTGAATGTGAAAAACCCCGCGGAGAAAATGTGCACTCCTTCTTTTTTTGATTTAAGGTTCAACAACGTAGAAGTTGCGGTTGCAGCCACAGCACAGTAGGGTTCATTGCTGCTGATAAGTTTCACAGAACACCCCTTGATTTCCTTGACATGTTTGCTCACAGAGAAAGGGAGATTAACTTTGAATTCTCCATGATTATCCGTTTTCACTTCTCGCCGAAAACTCGGACTTGATCTCGTGTTCTTGCATTCTACCGCAACAGTTGCACCTAAAAACACAACATGCAAAAAATTT
The sequence above is a segment of the Primulina tabacum isolate GXHZ01 chromosome 6, ASM2559414v2, whole genome shotgun sequence genome. Coding sequences within it:
- the LOC142549935 gene encoding calcium/calmodulin-regulated receptor-like kinase 2, which encodes MVHKTDLVIIGISVGLTVGILIASLVFFGICWYKKRAHLRRCSNERSVAVLPIRTNGLGTSIDSSASISNSVTVPGSEFLAQKPQHFWWNNHTKDRFASASGIPRYHYKDIQKGTQNFTTILGQGSFGPVYKAIMPAGEVVAVKVLSSNSKQGDKEFHTEVSLLARLHHRNLVNLVGYCVDKGERMLVYEYMSNGSLENLIYSEDKLLSWDDRLQVAQDISHGIEYLHDGAVPPVIHRDLKSANILLDSSMRAKVADFGLSKEETYDGHNTGLKGTYGYIDPMYISTNKFTSKSDVYSFGVILFELITAIHPHQNLMEYVNLASMSSDGVDDIIDAKIADSCNTEEVRNLAKIAHRCLHKTPRRRPSISEVSQAILKVKQRRLVKEDTMSFAGEDFSRTVSRIECQQLELKKMASINESQTD